From the Gramella sp. Hel_I_59 genome, one window contains:
- a CDS encoding cytochrome P450, producing MEKEKSIPEVSLAKFLKHSANILKNPLPFHKKNFEEKGDTFRLKIGFSKSVIFSRDAALVEYVLQKNQKNFVKSEIQTKDLVKYVGKGLLTSEGEHWKKQRKLIQPAFHKKQLANLLDSIKEAICAEYEKIETGKEIDIFPIMNDLAFQTVVKSLFSSAANQTEINRLQYITEATQQMLVKELRQPYLGWWFSLSGKIDSYLQLTEEARSILRTIVHERQASGNRYDDLLDMLLDAKYDDGNFMDEEQLIDEILILFTAGHETTSNSLTFTAQLLAFNPEWQEKIYKEVSVLKNESDDLMHLVTKAPFTQMVLEESMRMYPPAYFIDRVNIEEFEFEGKYFEQGSNLLFSLHEVHRHPDLWEEPDTFKPERFADGGRQYSSQYFPFGAGPRKCIGNNFAMFEMIIAVAELMNDYKLQPVNNEIEIKPLITLKPNNAILKFSRR from the coding sequence ATGGAGAAAGAGAAAAGTATTCCCGAAGTTTCACTGGCTAAATTTTTAAAGCATTCAGCCAATATTTTAAAGAATCCGTTACCGTTTCATAAGAAGAACTTTGAGGAAAAGGGAGATACTTTTCGATTGAAGATCGGTTTTAGTAAATCGGTCATTTTCAGTAGGGACGCGGCTCTCGTAGAATATGTACTTCAGAAGAACCAGAAGAACTTTGTGAAATCTGAAATACAGACCAAAGACCTGGTGAAATATGTTGGTAAAGGTCTGCTCACCTCAGAAGGAGAGCACTGGAAGAAACAACGAAAGTTGATCCAGCCGGCATTCCATAAAAAGCAACTTGCCAATTTACTTGATTCCATCAAGGAAGCAATCTGTGCCGAATATGAAAAAATCGAGACCGGGAAAGAGATCGATATTTTTCCAATTATGAACGATCTTGCTTTTCAGACGGTTGTAAAATCACTTTTTAGTAGTGCTGCAAATCAAACGGAGATCAACCGACTCCAATATATTACTGAAGCCACGCAGCAAATGCTGGTAAAAGAATTGAGGCAACCCTATCTTGGATGGTGGTTTAGTTTGAGTGGAAAAATTGATAGTTATCTTCAGCTAACAGAGGAGGCAAGGAGTATTTTACGAACCATAGTTCACGAACGACAGGCTTCAGGAAACCGTTATGACGATCTTCTGGATATGCTGCTGGATGCGAAATATGATGACGGGAATTTCATGGATGAAGAACAACTTATTGATGAGATCCTGATCCTGTTTACTGCGGGGCATGAAACTACCTCGAATTCGTTAACTTTTACAGCTCAGTTACTAGCATTCAATCCTGAATGGCAGGAAAAGATATACAAAGAGGTCTCAGTTTTGAAGAATGAAAGCGATGATCTTATGCATCTGGTGACCAAAGCACCATTCACTCAAATGGTTCTGGAGGAGTCAATGCGTATGTATCCTCCAGCTTATTTCATCGATCGGGTAAATATTGAAGAATTTGAATTTGAAGGCAAATACTTTGAACAAGGTTCCAATTTGCTGTTTTCATTGCATGAAGTTCACAGACATCCAGATCTTTGGGAGGAGCCAGACACATTCAAGCCAGAAAGGTTCGCTGATGGCGGAAGACAATATTCCTCACAATATTTCCCATTTGGTGCGGGACCACGTAAATGTATAGGAAATAACTTCGCGATGTTCGAGATGATCATTGCGGTTGCAGAATTGATGAACGATTATAAACTGCAGCCGGTGAATAATGAGATCGAAATAAAACCATTGATAACTCTTAAGCCTAACAATGCTATTCTGAAGTTTTCAAGGAGATAG
- the ruvB gene encoding Holliday junction branch migration DNA helicase RuvB, giving the protein MNENLDASGENLSPEEFDIERALRPLSFDDFAGQEQVLENLQIFVQAANMRGDALDHTLFHGPPGLGKTTLAHILANELNVGIKITSGPVLDKPGDLAGLLTNLDERDILFIDEIHRLSPIVEEYLYSAMEDYRIDIMLETGPNARTVQINLNPFTLIGATTRSGLLTAPMRARFGISSRLQYYSTELLSGIVERSSEILKVPISQEAAIEIAGRSRGTPRIANALLRRVRDFAQIKGNGKIDIEIARYSLKALNVDAHGLDEMDNKILETIIDKFKGGPVGITTLATAVSESAETIEEVYEPFLIQQGFIYRTPRGREVTEHAYRHLGRTKAPGQNGLF; this is encoded by the coding sequence ATGAACGAGAACCTGGATGCCAGTGGAGAGAATCTTTCTCCTGAAGAATTTGACATAGAAAGAGCTTTAAGGCCCCTAAGTTTTGATGACTTTGCGGGACAGGAACAGGTGCTGGAGAATCTGCAGATCTTTGTGCAGGCAGCTAACATGCGTGGAGATGCGCTGGATCATACCTTGTTTCATGGACCTCCAGGTCTGGGAAAAACCACCCTGGCGCATATACTTGCAAATGAACTCAATGTTGGAATAAAGATTACTTCGGGTCCTGTTCTTGATAAACCCGGAGACCTCGCTGGTTTGCTTACAAATCTTGATGAGCGTGATATTCTGTTTATTGATGAAATTCATCGATTGAGTCCCATAGTAGAAGAATACCTGTATTCTGCCATGGAGGATTATCGAATTGACATAATGCTCGAAACCGGTCCTAACGCAAGAACTGTACAAATCAATTTAAATCCATTCACTTTAATTGGAGCTACAACACGCTCAGGATTGCTTACAGCGCCCATGCGTGCACGATTTGGTATTTCCAGCAGACTACAGTATTATTCTACTGAACTGCTTTCAGGCATCGTAGAAAGGAGTTCTGAGATCCTAAAAGTTCCAATATCACAGGAAGCTGCTATCGAAATTGCTGGCAGAAGTCGTGGAACTCCGCGTATCGCAAATGCCTTGCTAAGAAGGGTTCGGGATTTTGCACAGATAAAAGGTAACGGAAAGATCGATATTGAGATCGCGAGGTATAGCTTAAAAGCGTTGAATGTGGACGCGCATGGACTGGATGAAATGGACAACAAGATCCTGGAAACCATCATCGACAAGTTCAAAGGTGGTCCTGTAGGTATTACTACCCTGGCGACAGCTGTAAGTGAAAGTGCTGAAACTATTGAAGAGGTTTACGAGCCATTTTTGATTCAGCAGGGATTTATTTACCGGACACCTCGCGGAAGAGAAGTAACCGAGCATGCCTACCGTCATCTTGGGAGAACCAAGGCTCCCGGACAGAATGGATTGTTTTAA
- a CDS encoding cytochrome c oxidase subunit II, whose amino-acid sequence MTVFLVIIVLALLAVTGWQISKIFQLSKGSDEDTSQVANDKDNRTHGILMLAFVIFLYVITIFCFWEYSKFYLPEAASEHGSEYDTLMFVSIGLIMFVQIITQGLLHYFAFKYKGKKTQKALFYADNDKLEFIWTIIPVITLAGLIIYGLFTWSDIMNINEDEDPLVIEVYAYQFDWRARYSGEDNTLGKANVRFIEGVNQLGVDESDSYGKDDVITTELHLPVDRPVLFKFRSQDVLHSAYFPFFRAQMNVVPGMITQFGFTPTITSEEMRESEYMRDKVKSVNEVRNERNEVLRAQGEATLDEYEFEYFLLCNKICGQAHYNMQMKIVVESEEDFNAWMSEQPTFGSTMEESSQNVDRPEDTAGDGTPESMQEDSEGEMETENAPEGENAVASIE is encoded by the coding sequence ATGACCGTATTTTTAGTAATCATAGTACTCGCACTTCTGGCCGTAACAGGTTGGCAGATCTCTAAGATCTTTCAGTTATCGAAGGGATCAGATGAGGATACTTCACAGGTTGCAAACGATAAGGATAACCGTACTCACGGGATCCTGATGCTAGCATTTGTAATTTTCCTTTACGTTATTACCATATTCTGTTTCTGGGAATACAGTAAATTCTACCTTCCGGAAGCTGCTTCTGAACATGGTTCAGAATATGACACCTTAATGTTTGTATCTATCGGACTTATCATGTTCGTACAGATCATTACTCAGGGTCTACTTCACTATTTCGCGTTTAAATACAAAGGGAAGAAAACTCAAAAAGCATTGTTTTATGCAGATAATGATAAGCTGGAATTTATCTGGACGATCATTCCTGTAATTACTCTTGCTGGTCTTATTATCTACGGATTATTTACCTGGAGTGATATCATGAATATCAATGAGGACGAAGATCCTTTAGTGATCGAGGTTTACGCTTACCAGTTTGACTGGAGAGCAAGATACTCTGGAGAAGATAATACCTTAGGAAAAGCTAATGTTCGTTTTATCGAAGGTGTGAACCAGTTAGGTGTAGATGAATCTGATTCTTATGGAAAAGATGATGTTATCACTACTGAATTGCATTTACCGGTAGACAGACCAGTACTTTTCAAATTCAGATCTCAGGATGTATTGCATTCAGCTTATTTCCCATTCTTCCGTGCACAAATGAACGTAGTTCCTGGAATGATCACTCAATTCGGTTTTACTCCAACGATCACTTCCGAAGAAATGAGAGAAAGTGAGTACATGCGAGATAAGGTGAAGAGCGTAAATGAGGTAAGAAATGAGCGTAACGAAGTACTAAGAGCACAGGGTGAAGCTACCCTTGATGAGTATGAATTTGAGTATTTCTTATTATGTAATAAGATCTGTGGACAGGCACACTACAACATGCAAATGAAGATCGTAGTGGAATCTGAAGAAGATTTCAATGCATGGATGTCAGAGCAGCCTACATTTGGAAGTACTATGGAAGAAAGTAGTCAGAATGTAGATAGACCAGAAGATACTGCTGGAGATGGCACGCCAGAGTCAATGCAAGAAGATTCTGAAGGGGAGATGGAGACTGAAAATGCACCGGAAGGTGAGAATGCAGTAGCTTCAATAGAATAG
- a CDS encoding cbb3-type cytochrome c oxidase subunit I, whose translation MSATATAPAHDHHDDHGHHHKETFITKYIFSTDHKMIAKQYLITGLLMGIVGIGMSILFRIQLAWPEESFWVFEALLGERWAPEGVMSPSIYLALVTIHGTIMVFFVLTAGLSGTFSNLLIPLQIGARDMASGFLNMVSYWLFFLSSVIMLCSLFVESGPAMAGWTIYPPLSALPQAISGSGTGMTLWLVSMAIFIASSLLGSLNYIVTVLNLRTAGMSMTRLPLTIWAFFVTAIIGVVSFPVLLSAALLLIMDRSFGTSFFLSDIFIKGEVLSHQGGSPVLFEHLFWFLGHPEVYIVLLPALGITSEIIATNSRKPIFGYRAMVASILAIAFLSTIVWGHHMFVSGMNPFLGSVFTFTTLLIAIPSAVKAFNYITTLWKGNLQMNPGMLFSIGLVSTFITGGLTGIILGDSTLDINVHDTYFVVAHFHLVMGISALYGLFAGVYHWFPKMFGRMMNKNLGYIHFWVTAVGAYGVFFPMHFIGIAGLPRRYYTNTSFPYFDDYADVNVIITVAAIITALVQLVFIYNFFSSMFYGKKAVQNPWRSNTLEWTTPVKHVHGNWPGPIPSVYRWPYDYSKTGEDGEYVIAGQDFVPQTVPLQEGEEELNH comes from the coding sequence ATGTCAGCAACTGCAACAGCACCGGCACACGATCACCACGATGATCACGGACATCATCATAAGGAAACTTTTATAACAAAGTATATTTTCAGTACCGATCATAAGATGATTGCGAAGCAATATCTTATTACAGGTCTTCTAATGGGAATAGTAGGTATTGGGATGTCCATCCTTTTCCGTATTCAGCTTGCATGGCCAGAGGAGTCTTTCTGGGTTTTTGAAGCACTATTAGGAGAACGTTGGGCACCGGAAGGAGTAATGTCACCAAGTATTTACCTGGCACTTGTTACTATTCACGGTACTATCATGGTATTCTTTGTATTAACTGCCGGACTTTCTGGTACGTTCTCGAACTTATTAATTCCGTTGCAAATTGGTGCGCGGGATATGGCCTCAGGATTCCTTAACATGGTTTCCTACTGGTTGTTCTTCCTTTCATCAGTGATCATGCTATGTTCATTGTTCGTGGAGTCAGGACCAGCGATGGCAGGTTGGACGATTTATCCTCCATTATCTGCATTACCACAGGCAATTAGCGGTTCTGGTACAGGGATGACATTATGGTTGGTTTCTATGGCGATCTTCATTGCATCTTCATTACTAGGATCCTTGAATTATATTGTTACGGTATTGAACCTTAGAACTGCAGGGATGTCTATGACCAGACTTCCTCTTACTATCTGGGCGTTCTTTGTAACAGCTATTATTGGAGTTGTATCGTTCCCGGTATTACTTTCAGCTGCATTACTATTAATCATGGATAGAAGTTTTGGAACATCCTTCTTCTTAAGTGATATCTTTATTAAAGGAGAAGTATTAAGTCACCAGGGAGGTTCTCCGGTACTTTTCGAACACTTATTCTGGTTCCTTGGTCACCCTGAAGTTTATATCGTATTACTTCCAGCACTAGGGATCACTTCAGAAATTATCGCTACAAACTCACGTAAGCCAATCTTTGGATATCGTGCGATGGTAGCATCTATTTTGGCTATCGCATTCTTATCTACGATCGTTTGGGGTCACCATATGTTCGTATCTGGTATGAACCCGTTCCTTGGATCGGTATTTACCTTTACCACATTACTAATTGCGATACCATCAGCTGTAAAAGCTTTTAACTATATCACAACGTTGTGGAAAGGTAACTTACAAATGAACCCGGGAATGTTATTCTCGATAGGTCTTGTATCAACCTTCATCACGGGAGGTCTAACAGGTATTATCCTAGGGGATTCTACACTGGATATTAACGTGCATGATACGTACTTCGTGGTTGCTCACTTCCACCTGGTGATGGGTATCTCTGCATTGTACGGACTATTTGCAGGAGTTTACCACTGGTTCCCTAAGATGTTTGGTAGAATGATGAATAAGAATCTTGGTTATATCCACTTCTGGGTAACAGCTGTAGGTGCTTACGGAGTCTTTTTCCCAATGCACTTTATCGGGATCGCTGGTCTTCCAAGACGTTATTATACGAACACAAGTTTCCCATATTTTGACGATTATGCCGATGTAAATGTTATCATTACGGTAGCTGCTATCATTACTGCGTTAGTTCAGTTGGTGTTTATTTATAACTTCTTCTCTTCTATGTTCTACGGAAAGAAGGCTGTTCAAAACCCTTGGAGATCAAATACACTGGAATGGACTACTCCTGTAAAACATGTGCATGGAAACTGGCCTGGACCAATACCATCAGTTTACAGATGGCCTTATGATTACTCTAAAACTGGAGAAGACGGTGAGTATGTAATTGCTGGACAGGATTTCGTGCCGCAAACTGTGCCACTTCAGGAAGGTGAGGAAGAATTAAATCACTAG
- a CDS encoding S41 family peptidase — translation MKYLFSCLLLIISFSLSSQSYCDCSRNVEVFNKTVQNLPVTRNTSDLSAYNKALSAANNYSYSGNYPEYDCFQQMSKILVTLNDRHNMMYSEVGFDVNQSDTTYQEFPEFEGDLDSLKTKLELKPLEDVEGIYSRDGFSIGVYKSEENLTLVNLSGGEEVWQKGEIIGRFLKYGNGRYLAAIGQFHDKQLVNFPLEIKNGHISKLQLSKSNASPDLSSIEDTETYQYSKSGDITYMRIGSFSGYNPVLKNAENFYKSLEEKPVTKDLILDLRDNGGGGDRNSDILYKYLRKNYKNARLYVLINGNTVSNAEQFALRLQKFKNVTLLGSKTSGTIAYELGKTYDFPCYNFKGFFTFKGDKKYLEYESVGVQPEISLDNSEDWIKQTKEYIAKSK, via the coding sequence ATGAAATATTTATTCTCTTGCTTGCTTTTGATAATTAGCTTTAGCCTTTCTTCCCAGAGTTATTGTGACTGCAGCCGGAATGTTGAAGTTTTCAATAAAACCGTCCAGAATTTACCTGTCACCAGGAATACATCAGATCTATCTGCATACAATAAAGCATTAAGTGCTGCCAATAATTATTCGTATTCAGGGAACTACCCAGAATATGATTGTTTTCAACAGATGAGTAAAATACTTGTTACTCTGAATGATCGGCATAATATGATGTATTCTGAAGTTGGTTTTGATGTAAATCAATCTGATACGACCTACCAGGAATTTCCAGAATTTGAAGGTGATCTGGATAGTTTAAAAACGAAACTTGAGCTAAAACCACTAGAAGATGTTGAGGGTATCTATTCCCGTGATGGTTTTAGCATAGGAGTATATAAATCTGAAGAAAATCTAACTTTGGTCAACCTTAGCGGTGGAGAAGAGGTATGGCAGAAAGGGGAAATTATAGGTCGATTCTTGAAATACGGGAATGGTCGCTATCTAGCTGCAATAGGTCAGTTTCACGACAAGCAACTTGTGAATTTCCCCCTGGAGATCAAGAATGGTCATATTTCAAAACTACAGCTTTCAAAGTCCAACGCCAGTCCAGATCTTTCCAGTATAGAAGATACAGAAACTTATCAATATTCAAAATCAGGTGATATTACTTATATGAGAATTGGAAGTTTTTCCGGTTACAATCCCGTTTTGAAGAATGCAGAAAACTTCTATAAAAGTCTGGAAGAGAAACCTGTTACTAAAGACCTGATCCTGGATCTTCGCGACAATGGTGGAGGTGGTGATAGAAATTCTGATATTCTCTATAAATATCTACGGAAAAACTATAAGAATGCAAGATTATATGTACTGATAAATGGGAACACTGTGAGTAATGCAGAGCAGTTCGCTCTAAGACTTCAGAAGTTTAAAAATGTAACCTTACTTGGAAGTAAAACTAGCGGAACTATCGCGTATGAACTTGGTAAAACTTATGATTTTCCCTGCTATAACTTCAAAGGATTCTTTACTTTTAAAGGCGATAAAAAATATCTGGAATATGAGTCTGTAGGAGTGCAGCCTGAGATTAGTCTGGACAATTCTGAAGATTGGATCAAGCAAACTAAAGAATACATTGCGAAAAGCAAATAA
- a CDS encoding TetR/AcrR family transcriptional regulator, whose product MSKQYIQKGRKTQKLKTRDKILRSTQKLLEKNKYISLEDVAKEADISRATIYRYYSSIDVLAAEAVLDLNTKSSEDLYDEVAGKDLEEAILSMQDYYNQLTIDNESGFRKYMSVVLNNDHSDKMRGARRKKSLMMLLDSKAQHMSVEEKENLANIATVLMGVEAFVVTKDVCGLNNEESKKLLNWGMERLLESILK is encoded by the coding sequence ATGAGTAAACAATACATCCAGAAAGGTAGGAAGACCCAGAAGCTGAAAACCCGGGACAAAATCCTTAGAAGCACACAAAAGTTACTGGAAAAGAATAAATATATAAGCCTCGAAGATGTGGCCAAAGAAGCAGACATTTCCAGGGCAACGATCTATCGCTATTATTCAAGTATCGATGTACTTGCAGCAGAAGCAGTACTGGATCTGAATACTAAAAGCTCTGAAGATCTGTATGATGAAGTTGCTGGGAAAGACCTGGAAGAAGCTATTTTATCCATGCAGGATTATTATAACCAGTTAACCATAGATAACGAATCTGGTTTTAGAAAATATATGAGTGTAGTCCTGAACAATGATCATAGCGATAAAATGCGTGGGGCTCGCCGCAAAAAATCCTTGATGATGTTGCTGGACAGCAAGGCGCAACATATGAGTGTTGAAGAAAAAGAAAACTTAGCCAATATAGCTACAGTGCTTATGGGCGTTGAAGCCTTTGTAGTTACCAAAGATGTATGCGGTTTAAATAATGAAGAGTCTAAAAAACTATTGAACTGGGGAATGGAAAGATTACTGGAATCAATATTAAAGTAA
- the queG gene encoding tRNA epoxyqueuosine(34) reductase QueG, which translates to MNPSAAKYSQLIKAEAKRLGFLSCGISKAEFLEEEAPRLESWLQNNMHGEMRYMENYFDKRLDPTLLVPGSKSVISLLLNYYPSEIQNSESYKISKYAYGRDYHFVIKDKLKEMLVTLKAQIGDFHGRAFVDSGPVLDKAWAAKSGLGWIGKHSNLLSKQTGSFYFIAELIVDLDLEYDTPVTDHCGSCTACIDACPTEAIVEPYKVDGSKCISYFTIELKDELPQSMKNQFDDWMFGCDVCQDVCPWNRFSKPHQEPLFNPHPELLENSRKDWEEVTRETFNEIFRKSAVKRTKFEGLKRNIEFLKPD; encoded by the coding sequence TTGAATCCTTCAGCAGCAAAATATTCACAACTTATTAAAGCCGAAGCAAAACGCCTCGGCTTTTTGTCATGCGGAATTTCAAAAGCTGAATTTCTGGAAGAGGAAGCGCCAAGACTGGAAAGCTGGCTTCAGAATAATATGCATGGGGAAATGCGCTATATGGAGAATTATTTCGATAAGCGTCTGGATCCTACCTTGCTAGTTCCGGGTTCAAAAAGCGTTATTTCTCTACTGCTGAACTATTATCCTTCAGAAATACAAAACAGCGAGTCCTACAAGATCAGTAAATATGCTTACGGTAGGGATTATCATTTTGTGATCAAGGATAAATTGAAGGAAATGCTCGTTACGCTAAAGGCCCAAATTGGGGATTTTCACGGTCGTGCATTTGTAGATTCAGGTCCGGTTCTGGACAAAGCCTGGGCTGCAAAAAGCGGACTCGGTTGGATTGGTAAACATTCCAATTTGTTATCTAAACAAACAGGTTCTTTCTATTTTATCGCTGAATTAATCGTGGATCTGGACCTGGAATACGATACTCCGGTAACCGATCACTGCGGAAGCTGTACCGCCTGTATCGATGCCTGTCCTACGGAAGCGATCGTAGAACCTTACAAGGTAGATGGCAGTAAGTGTATTTCTTATTTCACCATTGAACTGAAAGATGAGCTACCGCAGAGTATGAAGAATCAGTTTGATGACTGGATGTTTGGCTGCGATGTTTGTCAGGACGTTTGCCCGTGGAATAGATTTTCCAAACCTCACCAGGAACCACTATTCAATCCGCATCCTGAACTTCTGGAGAACTCAAGAAAAGACTGGGAAGAGGTCACCAGGGAAACTTTCAACGAGATCTTCAGAAAATCTGCCGTGAAACGAACAAAATTTGAAGGTCTTAAGCGAAATATTGAATTTCTAAAGCCTGACTAG
- a CDS encoding cupin domain-containing protein: MCKELESWVLGHKVSVQNLSGDYDLSIGESLSQVPGPPPHYHENLHESFYIVAGEMDFIINGEQRNVKAGESIDIPPKTLHTFVNSNSGNCKWVNIHSPKRFGEFFHKYGILASEENAMEKSVAPEIIQEVLKTAADYDMIIQME; the protein is encoded by the coding sequence ATGTGTAAAGAATTAGAATCGTGGGTGTTAGGTCACAAAGTTTCAGTGCAGAATCTTTCCGGTGACTACGATCTTAGTATTGGCGAATCCCTTAGTCAGGTACCTGGTCCACCACCACATTATCATGAAAATTTGCATGAGTCTTTTTATATCGTAGCAGGCGAGATGGATTTCATCATCAATGGCGAGCAGAGAAATGTGAAAGCGGGGGAATCGATAGATATTCCCCCAAAAACGCTGCATACTTTCGTAAACTCCAATAGTGGAAACTGTAAATGGGTAAATATTCACAGTCCTAAAAGATTCGGAGAATTCTTTCATAAATACGGGATACTCGCCAGCGAGGAAAATGCTATGGAAAAATCGGTTGCTCCAGAAATTATTCAGGAGGTATTAAAAACTGCGGCCGATTATGATATGATCATTCAAATGGAATAG
- a CDS encoding quinol:cytochrome C oxidoreductase produces the protein MYTLSSKIKLAAIICMVVGAIGLVYGFIAAPETIEDVEAMMASEHHGEEHATDETHEVNVEQIPGGNTEVENIEHTEDNIDHSAEADHAEAGHGEEASHEAEHMEHILHQLQNKPWAALYVAAFFFFMISLGVLAFYAVQYAAQAGWSPVLFRVMEAITAYLLPGGLIVFVILVLSGLHLNHLFVWMDPEVVAHDEIIQNKTAYLNVPFFLIRAAIYLAGWAIFRHLLVKNSRKMDDATDLSIFKKTFKLSAGFLVFFIVTESMMSWDWIMSLDPHWFSTLFGWFVFASMFVSGITTIAIISIYLKSRGYLEFVNNSHIHDLAKFMFGISIFWTYLWFSQFMLIWYSNIPEEVVYFIQRMNDYPILFWGMIVTNFLFPVLLLMNSDYKRVNWFVVMTGIIILGGHYINVYVMVMPATVGESWFIGIPEISAMLLFGGLFSFIVFNALTKAPLLVKGNPYLKESKHYHY, from the coding sequence ATGTATACGCTATCCAGTAAAATAAAATTAGCAGCAATCATTTGTATGGTTGTGGGAGCAATAGGTCTCGTTTACGGGTTTATCGCGGCTCCAGAAACTATCGAGGATGTGGAGGCAATGATGGCTTCTGAACATCACGGGGAAGAGCATGCGACAGATGAAACTCACGAAGTTAATGTAGAGCAGATTCCTGGTGGAAACACTGAAGTTGAGAATATAGAACACACTGAAGATAATATTGATCATTCAGCTGAAGCAGATCACGCTGAAGCTGGTCACGGTGAAGAAGCATCTCATGAGGCTGAGCATATGGAGCATATACTGCACCAGTTACAGAATAAGCCATGGGCTGCACTTTATGTGGCAGCATTCTTTTTCTTCATGATCTCTTTAGGAGTTCTTGCCTTTTACGCCGTACAATACGCTGCACAGGCAGGTTGGTCACCGGTATTATTCAGAGTGATGGAAGCTATCACTGCTTACTTACTACCTGGTGGGCTTATCGTTTTTGTAATACTTGTTCTTTCAGGTTTACACTTAAACCATCTATTCGTATGGATGGATCCTGAAGTAGTAGCACATGATGAAATCATTCAGAATAAAACAGCATACTTAAACGTACCGTTTTTCTTAATTAGAGCTGCTATCTACCTTGCTGGGTGGGCTATCTTCAGACATTTACTTGTAAAGAACTCTAGAAAGATGGACGATGCAACAGATCTTTCGATCTTTAAAAAGACTTTCAAGCTATCTGCAGGATTCCTTGTATTCTTTATCGTGACCGAGTCTATGATGTCATGGGACTGGATCATGAGTTTAGATCCGCACTGGTTTAGTACATTATTCGGATGGTTCGTATTCGCAAGTATGTTTGTTTCCGGGATCACTACGATCGCTATTATATCAATATATCTAAAGTCAAGAGGTTACCTTGAATTCGTAAATAACAGTCATATTCATGACCTTGCAAAATTCATGTTCGGGATCAGTATTTTCTGGACCTACCTTTGGTTCTCTCAGTTTATGTTGATATGGTATTCAAATATTCCTGAAGAGGTGGTTTACTTTATCCAGAGGATGAATGATTATCCTATACTTTTCTGGGGAATGATAGTAACAAACTTCCTATTCCCGGTATTATTGTTGATGAACAGCGATTACAAACGAGTGAACTGGTTTGTCGTTATGACAGGTATCATTATCCTTGGTGGTCACTACATCAACGTTTATGTAATGGTTATGCCTGCGACTGTTGGAGAATCCTGGTTTATAGGTATTCCTGAAATTAGTGCAATGCTATTGTTCGGAGGTTTATTCTCTTTCATTGTGTTCAATGCGCTTACAAAGGCACCGCTACTGGTAAAAGGTAATCCATACTTGAAAGAAAGTAAACATTACCACTATTAA